Sequence from the Mastomys coucha isolate ucsf_1 unplaced genomic scaffold, UCSF_Mcou_1 pScaffold13, whole genome shotgun sequence genome:
ATAGTGAGATGTCTCGtatgttaagaacactgattgctcatgcaaaagacctgggtttgattcctagcacctacaaaTGACAGctgtatctgtaactccagatcacTCTTCGGACCTGCACtggcaccaggtacacatatggtagaaagacatacatgcagataagaCATGAAgaagcataaaataaaagtaaattaatcaaaaaaattacttgtaaaaatatgttgaatatttccatagttatttttctaaatagatCTGGATATTCACAATATTTCTGTCATGAGACTATATTATTCTCATCTCCACTTTGTTCTAGTTTTAAAGAAGGAAGTCCTACCCCAGGATTTTAGGGAGAATGAAAACCATAGTACCATAAACATAAATATGAGACTCACACCAGTACTTTGTTCAAGCACACAAAGCTCCATAAGTAGACACAACATCTCCTGTTTTTGACATCAACAAATGATGTCAAAAATCTGCTTTGATACCACagagtaaactgaggcaggcagtaAGGTGTGGCATTGGCAATCAGAGTCAGTGCTGAAAGCAGTAGACAGAGGTTAGCACTAAGAGGGTATAATTAGAGAAATTACTCAACAGACTTTTCTCCATTTGAGTTGGCCCTCCCTGGGGACAGCAAAAAACTCAGAACTCAGTTAACATTAAGAGCTGGTGAGAAcgaaaagtaaagagaaaattcacacacacacacacacacacacacacagagagagagagagagagagagagagagagagagagagagagagagagagagagaatgagactaGCTCTCTAATTAGATTTAACACACACTCAACAAGACGTAAATCATACCTAATACTAAAAATCTAACCAAATACTCAGGACTAAAGAACTCACAGATCTTGGAGGAGAATTTACAAGTACCACTTTACTAAAACAGCACAATCTCTAACTACATTCATTTTCTGGTCTTGAGAAGTCAAAAAACCttgggaaaaacatttttttcaattccCTGGGAAGCATACTGGGCTTCTTAGAGGGAGCCACTGACAATGGGTCTTTAATCAATGTTGGCCCTGACATAGGTAGGATAAGTCTGGAGCCATATCAGCTCCTAGGACATCTAGCTCCAGGAGATAACAAGGCCAGAACAGAGCTGGTTTCTCAAATTCTTCAAGGTCTCACTAAATATAGAGAACCTAACATTACAACCAATCAAAAATTGTACCAATGTCAATGCGTTGCCCCTACCAATTATATTAGAGGTAATCTAGTCCTTCTGGAAAATTCCCCTAGCCCTGCATAAAGAGGCCTAGGAAcccttctgtctgtaagcatttTGGTGGATAGTTGACCCTTGCTggtaatttctgcagaataaacccTCTTGgtctttgcatactatttgacTCCTGGGTCTTCCCTCAGCGATTCTTAGACCCTAAGATTCTTATACCCACAGAGAAGTGAAGTCCTTAACACTTATCAAGGAAGATTCTCTTGACAAAAGACAGAAATGGTTACAGAAAAACATTACCAATCAAAATCCAGAGTTGTGGAGCCTAGTCTCAATGGATGTATCTATAAAACAAATcccatacctaaggctcagggaacattggcgaggagggggcagaaagattttaagaatttGTTGTGAGACCGTGTCttctagtaatatcagaagctatacTCATAAAGTCCTACCAACTTGACAACCTAAACATGAGCTGCATTAGGACTACTATAAACATGCCAAAGTGGACAAACCTACCCAAAGAGTGAAAGTAAACTAAGGAATACTGACAGtgagaaaaagtatttttctcaAGGAAGCACATACCAATTCCTTATTAAATAACAACTAGTCAGACCTGAAAACATATGGGTGTGtattatagatgatagataagatagatagatagatagatagatagatagatagatagatagatagatagatagatagacagaccgatagacagacagacagacagatggaaagcAACTGGTCAGACCTGAAAacatgtgtgtaagagagagagagagagagagagagagagagagagagagagtgataaAACAACTGATCAGATCTGAAAACATCATACAGAATAATCATCTTATATTTTGGGGATATATATGTATCTAGTATTTAcacaacaacaattaatgaaaaaaatcatgaatttgaaaatggGAATGAAGGGATGTGTGAGAGGACTTGTGGAGATGAAAGGAAAGGGTTAAAgtcaaacataaaagaaaaaagaattaagcttctgaacaacaaagaaacaaccaacaaaaattaaaaatcaaaccatgaaaggagaaagagttACAAACTATGTACTTGATGAGGAACTAATACTCAAGATACGTAAGAATGGATATGGCAGTATAGGTCAAGGACAGAGCATTTGACTAGTgtcataggaagaaaaagaatctaTGCACTGCACTGTTGGGAAGAATGGAAAGTAATGTAGTCATAGAGAAAAACTTTATAGTTTCCTCAGAACTAGAAACCAAAAGCCCATCTGATCAAACAATTCCAGTGTAAGATTTTATAGAGATAGCTACTCTCCCATGTTCATTgcaacattatttataataaccactACAGAAAGATAACCAAGAGACTACAGTAATATgtgaataaaatatgaattacatATTCATAACTGGATATTACTCAAccataaaaataaggaaatcatgTCATGTATGAGAGCATGGATGACCTCAGATGACCTGATGCTAAGTGGGGCAGATGTATAACTATATTATCTCACACATACATGGACCCTAAAAAAGTTATAATCACAGGATCAGATGATAGAATGATGGTTCCCAGTACCTGGGGTTTGGGGATGAGGGAAAGCTATTAAAAAGAAGATACAAAGTTTCTGTAACAAgagaaaaatttttatttctcctatgTAGAACACGTATGATGACAGATGCATGAATTAGGTTGTAGTAATCGTTACAAAATGTCACACAACCACCATATTGTACATCTTGAATATATCTAATCACAAGAGTGACTATAAACATtggtgtattttaaaattttaattaccaGTTCAAGATGATGCATTCCTTTGAAATACTAATTCATAATGTGACTGAACCACAAAGAGTAATCCTGAGTGAAGAAAGTAGATAGAAAAGACATTCTGCTTAATTATATTGATACAAAACATCAAAAAGGGCAATGAAGTGGAGAAAAAACATAGAGCCTACAGTTAGGGCTGGAAAGGCATGACCAGACACAAATGTAAGagatggatctccctgggaaagaaaaataaaacatattttgtggGTGGACAGGGGGCAGGTGAAATGGAAAGTAGAGGGGTAAAGTTGGGGgccagacagagagaaagagagaattgaaATAGGTGGGCATTTATGGGACATTATGGAAATCTAACTAGGATTCCTAATAATGGAGGATATGAAGCCTAAACCAGCTATCTTCTATAACCATATTAGGCTCTCATTGGTGTGACTGGGACACCAAACAAGCCACAAAATCTATGAGCCACAATATGCCCTGCCTGCAAAGTACActggggcaatggtggctcagagaCAACCAAAGAGTGGTCTAACCTGAGACCAATACCAAGAATGGGATCCCATCTGTGACACTGTGTAGATGGCAAGGATCCAGAAGCTGAATGTCTCAGAGACCTAAGATAGAACCAAGAAGGcaggccaaaaaagaaaaaagtcaatgaaatgattcttaatgatattctactatactcatagatttggAGCCTACCCCAAATCATCATCAGGGAGGATTAATCCAGCTGCTGATGGGAGTAGATaaagagacccatagccaaaggTTATGTGAAGCTTTGAGAACTTAGCAGGAAATAAAGAGGAAGGATGGTAGAAGTCAGAGGTTCAAAGACACCAGAAGAACAGAGCCCACAGAATccactaagcagggctcataggggctcatgGAAACTGAAGCTTCTGTCATGGGTCTGCGAGGGTCTGCACTAGGCCCTCTGTATCTGTGGTTGTTTACCCTGGGGTCTTTGCTTGATTCCCAGCAATGGGAGTGaaggtatctctgactcttttgcctgaccatgggacctttttcctcctactgggttgcttcatcCAGACTTGATATGAGGGTATGCCTAGTCTTTTTGTATCTTCTTATGCTGAGTTTGGTTGATATGCCTGGGAGGTCTGCTATTtttgaaggaaaacagaggaacAATAGATCTAGGGGAAAGGAAGGTCTGTGAGGAGGTCGGGGGAGGGTTATGGTTGGGATGAATGTATGAGATGAatgtatgatatataaaataaaaatttaaaaagagacatGCTTGAATGACGTAAGTGGTCTACAAGCAGTTGTGCTAGTAGCTATACTATATACTTAAGTTTACTTACTAAGAACAAATCATTGAATCATATCCATTGGCCAACTCCATGAGATATAATTATTAGAATGGCATTTGcaggttttttaaaataaaatagcattcttttaaaaaaataatttatttacatcaTTCAATGCCCCCTCCTGGTGACTTCCTTGCAAAGACTCCCCCCATGTACCCCCTTTCCTTCTCCGCTGACAGGGTTAGGCTTCTCTGGTATCCCCCtacctggtgcatcaagtctgttatgtgtatcttctctcactcaGGCCAATCAAGGAATCCCTGTTGGAGAATGGATACCATAGTAAGGCTTTAGAGATACCCTCTGACCCAGCTGTTGGGGGCCCACATGGAAACTgatctgcacatctgctatatgtGTGCTGGGAGCCTTGTTCAAGCCTGTGtgtatactttggttggtggcttaatctctgggagctctcagaggtCCTGGTTATTTCACTCTGTTGGTCCTCCTGTGAGGTTCTCATACCACCTAgggtcctcaatccttcccccaactcttccataagaatccccaacTTCTGtacaatgtttggctgtggatatctgtttctgtttcagtcagctgctatgTAGAGCCTAtcagaggatagttatgctagactcctgtctgggAGTATtaacatagtatcattaataatatcaTGGATTAGTGTTAGCCTATAGGAAGGGATTCAAGTTGGACAGGTTTTGGTTGGCCActtctttggtctctgctccatctttgtccctgcatttcttttagacggTACAAATTTggggtggaaagttttgtgggtgggttgatgtccttattcctccactgggggtcctgcctgtCTGGCTATAAGAGGTGacttttcaggttccatgtcaCCATTGTTATGCATCTTGACTAAGATCacccacattgactcctgggagtctCCACTGGCTCAGGTCTCTGGGCTAAagattcccccccacacacccttGCACCCacagcagctgcagatttccattcattctcctggccttctgggtctctctcctatctctctgcACACCTGATCCTGACTCTCCATTTCTCTTGCCCTCCACTCTCCCAtccacttctctccctccttctgcctcctatgactattttgttccccttctaagtgtgattcaagcatcctcacctAGACCTTCCTTCCTGTTTAATTTTTGTGGGTCTGTGGGGTATATCAAGGGTATTCTGTAccttatagctaatatccacttatcagagagtacactTGCAGACCATGTacttggatatatacccaaaagatgctgcaCCATCCACAAGGACagatgcttcactatgttcatagcagctttattcacaatagccagaaactggaaacaatctagatgtccctcaactggagaaagaatgcagaaaatgtggttcatttacacaatggaattgtatattcagctattaagaacatcatgaattttgcaggcaaatggatggaaccagaaaatatcatcctgagtgaggtaactcagacccaagagGATATGAAATAGCATTCTTTATTAGAATTGTGTTTTCCTTGTAGGTAGATGATTAACGGtagacttttaaatgttttatttattccctATGATTCACTTTCAAAATATCTAAACTAtagtttaaattatatataaaaaaaaaagtagtctcAGTAAAAGCTTACTGATTTGCACAGCCAAATTCCTCCTTGCCAGAGACTTTTTCTAGGTTGAATCGCTGAACTCAGGAAAAAGGGGCCCCTCCTTCTACCGAGCAGCAAACTTGCTTGTGCTATATTAAAAAATGGACTCATCCTCTTTGTGTAATTTCTATCAAGAGCAAACCCAATTTgatttttctacttctgtatCTGTGATCTCTCCCCAGCAAAGGCCAATGGTCcctatttatttcataaaacaatGTTTATGTATGTAACAGGACATAAAATATGGTTTAAGGAAGGAATGGGgactcttttgtctttctttttttttccaaaacactctttttaatagatttttctttatttcaatttcaaatgatatctcttctcctAGTTACCCATCTGacaaaatgtcaaaaacaaaaatgaaaacaaaccctgtttcctctcccctccccctgctcaccaatccaccctctcccacctcctggccctggaattcccctacactggggcataaaccttcacaggaccaaggtcctcccctcccattgatgactgactaggccatcctctgctatacatatgcagctggagccattagtcccaccatgtgtactctttggttgatggtttagtccctgggggctcagagggtactagttagttcatattgttgttcatcctaaaggattgcaaacccttcagcttcttgggtcccttctctagctccttcattggggaccctgtgctcagtccaatggatggttgtgagtctctacttctgtattagtcaggcactgtcagagcctctcaggagacagctgtagcaggctgacatccacaatagtgtctgggtttgatgactgaataaggaaaggattcccaggtgaagcagtctctggattgtccttctttcagtccctgctccatagtttgtctctgtaactccttaaatgggtattttgttcccccatctaaGAAGAAACGAAGCATCTAcaatttggtcttcattcttcttgagtttcgtgtggtttatggattgtattttgggtattctgagattctggagtaatatccacttaacagagagtgcatgtcatgtgtgttcttttgtgactgggttacctcactcaggatgatattctccagatcattccatttccctaagaatttcataaattcattgtttttaatagctggtagtactccattgtgtggatgtactacattttctgtatccattcttctgttgaggggcatgtgggttgtttccagtttctggatattataaataaggctgctatgaacatagtggagtgtgtgtccttattacatgttggagcatcttctgggtatatgctcaggagtggtatagctgggtcctctggtagtactatgtccagtttcctgaggaacctccaaactgatttccagagtagttatacCAGCTTCCActtccatcagcaatgaaggagtgttcctctttcttgacaacctcaccagcatctgctgtcatctgagtttttgatcttagccattgtgactaatgtaaggtggaatctcagggttgctttaatttgcaattccctgatgactaaggatgttgaaaatttctttaggtgcttctcagccatttggtattcctcagtttaactctgtaccccatttttaatagggttacttgattctctggattctaacttcttaagttctttgtatatattggatattagccctctataggatataggattggtaaagatcatttcccaaactgttgattgctgttttgtcctattaacagtatcctttgttttacagaagctttgtaattttatgaggtctcatttgtcaattcttgatcttagagcctacaaagctcaagtccacgtggatcaaggacctccacctaaaagcagatacactgaaactaatagaaaagtgcCATGCctacttgtctactccagtaaagtctgcagtgtcaggcttgaaggcctgatcacgGACCAGAGGTGTACAGCTTTAAAgagagtttgcctcctgggtattcagtcagtctctggcatctcctaactcagacgtgttccagattagtcttttcaatactcaacatgccttcttattcaggtataaagttgccccaagaaatgatttgtaaatagttaaaactaagaagattaaacattgttccctggccagcacagcactccaatatatcctaatttaccaagctgtcattagcttggaaattctcacaaggaagctgccttatcagacagagCTTCCTCAaagttaggaatagaggtcaggcattattgctaactgtaaacatagttagactTCTCAGAgaagtcccacagaagacagaattgttttacataccagagagtaattgaagggtttccctcacttaagggcagtctcaggaactgctagattgggacttcctggtgcttgtctccaacagacccagagaattagcttgggattGCCAAGATAACCCCagcgggaagggcaccactgctcttctgctttgcacctggatgcctgatcttaccgaccttcatgtgactgtcacttgcctatgtgacttctgtcttgctgtctgatcttactgaccttaaTGTGgcccccacctgcctacatgacttttgtcattcgccctgttttctgtatactatataagcctggttttcactttgtgcacagacTCCATACATTCATATTCGAGATTTCGAGCATTTGGGACAGGGTAtttgagctttgagcctcatACAGTCCgcagccccccaggcccagagcactcgggcctggggggttggggagggggtggagtccaacgcctgtccagaagaggtggctgctttagacccagtgtgtttcaggtggcctcagatgtacctcaaccgtTGAGccgccagatttttcatttctcttttgtaatgactataaaagtctgatgccattttaaagaaatacactcagattctgcacttccttgtgtcaactctgCTTGTCACTCACctaattttttgcccacctgaccagaagtCTCATTCCGAAGAACAAGAGGTCCTTGCAgcaaacccagtccatggcagaaaagaaagtggggaagagccaggAGCACGTaggaacaggggaaaatttcctgaacagaacacccatagccatactctaagatcaagaattgtctTTAAGTTTTTGCTTGCTTGAATTTTTGATTTTGCCTTTTTACAGTGCCTAATGTATTGAATAAGCAAACACTCACAATGCCTTTTGAATTCACTAGTAGCAATTTTCTGTATATTCTACCTCTTCCTGGTGATTTCAGCTGAGGAAAACATGAGTTTCTTTATTTCAATCTCTATTACTAGTATTGATTCTCATTGTGTGTCTGGGGCATGGAAGGGTCACAATGTGGAGAGAAGGAGTATGGCTTAAGATTAAATTGTCTCAATGAATACAGTTAACTTGGTTGCAAGGTCAAGCCAAAAAAGTTCAGCTTATGAAGATCAGAGTTATATCCAGAGAAAGTCATTCTTAAATGAAAATCCACACTTTACTTCAATTATTATCATATGTATTTGTCAAAAGTATGTTTTTGTGTTATCTCTTAGAAACAAAGGACATTattcttaaatgattttttatatttatatgtgtgtgcacatgtgcacacatgcataacaGATCTATACAGGTGTACACACAGGCCAGAAGATGATATGGGATCTCCCTGGGGCTGCAGCTTATAAGCCACTGGACATGGATGCTGGCAACCAAATGAGCTCTCTCCAAGATCAACAAGCTTCACAAACCACTGGACCATCTTTCTATTCCCTCAAAAGATTATCTTGATGAGAGTataattaaagattttattaatCATTGATTGCTTTAAGTTCTCAATATACCAAATGTAAACTTAATGCTGGGTTATTAAATATTGTTAAGTAACTGACCATAGAAGTTACAACCTAGAAATTCAAGGATCTTAGAAGTGAAAAGAACCGCAAGAGTCCAGCCTTCTATTGTGTATCCTACACAGAGGTTCACTCAGTCTTCTTGGGCTATGAAGACCTAATGATAAAATCTCCAATTCACTGTAGACTTCAGTGCAAAGCCATCATCATAGTAAGACCCATAGGAATACATAGCTCCATGCAAATATCAGCATTTGCCAAAATGTGACATAGTAAATGAACCACCATTTTCtctgtagagaaaaaaataaaggagataaaataatgtaaagaaatTATTGGAAAACTACATCAAATTCTTTGGGAAGTATTCTATGTGATTTTCACTGGGGGAAGACTGAATGAAGGACATTAATTTCTTCTGAGCAAATAACTCCTCACTGCTCCTGGCCTCTGTATACTTCCAGCTGAGGCTGTAGGGAACCATTCTAATGCCTTGGCTTTGCCTTCCTTAGCCATGGAGCTTTTCTGGACTCCAAAAGGAAAGAATTGCAGATTATTAGTAGGTCTTGAGAAACACAGCTATCCAAACTCAGAGTCCTTAGGAGTAGAAAGGACAGGGTACTGAATGGAGATATCTTAGAATATCCTGTAGTCTAGAATCTTTAATGGAGTTCAGAAGGTAAGTCAACCCTACCACTAGGACTCTTTCTAGCATGATAGATTGCATCCTGTATCAGAGATCTACTGAGCATCAAGGCTTTGGGTTGATCTCATGTTGGGTATGTCTACAATTCATAGTTTCTAATAAGTAAAATTAAGGTAATTGATCTGTATATTTGTACAGGTTCAGCACAATTTTATAGTCTTAGGTTCCAAATGCAAAAGCTACTTTCAGAAATCACAGTATTAAAGGGGAGTACacatgtttctttgtcttttacatTACATTGATTTGGTAGGGACACGTTTTCTATTATGAGGATGGAACCTCAATAACACAAACCTAAGATTTTGTTACTAAGTCTTCATTACTTAGGAAGAACTTGCATTTAGTATTGTCTTTTTACCTGTATGCTAAACAGAAAGTGCATTTGTTGAAATAAGTACGCCCATTGGTTGCACAGACTGGAAAATACTCTCTGGTACACATTCCTATAGGTCTAAATCCTCTACATATTACCTGAAAAAACCAAAGACAACATAAATGTATAAGACAATGGGTTATTGAATGAAATGTTCTTCACTCTTAATATGTAATGCCATACAATGGTTAAATATAAtctacaaataaatgtaaagtacATAGAACACAGTAAACCATGTGAAAACAATTACCATGTTTTTAGTTTGTAAAGTTTATACTAATAAAAACACTATACAGCTGGCATAATATGATCTTGAAAAGCAGCTAGCTCACATTATAACATCAGTGAACTTCTCTATTAGACAACATTCCCTTCATCCCCATCACCAAATTgaattttctacttatttttctaaaattcctCTTTAATTCAATGCACatatttactgtgtgtgcatgacaATGCATCTCATTTATGTGCATATTCATAAACACATATTTTCAATTTCAGATATTAATTTCTTCTGAAatttacacaaaaatatttttgtgatttaCAATATATGTTATACACATGTTGCTCACTCTTTACATATCCTGgtaacacatatatgtattacagatatac
This genomic interval carries:
- the LOC116087619 gene encoding ovomucoid-like, producing the protein MFIFSRVQVVYFTLSFLLCSGSHLVRRAFYKHMVICRGFRPIGMCTREYFPVCATNGRTYFNKCTFCLAYRENGGSFTMSHFGKC